From the Chitinolyticbacter meiyuanensis genome, one window contains:
- a CDS encoding phage tail sheath subtilisin-like domain-containing protein produces the protein MPALDAVLDRIARGAPGVYTLPPEPVRRLTGERLDVCAFVGVAPRGPCRVPLTDETAAHAADWTMCDPDRPRLRSVAVPVEGFDEYRALFGGFEGPGLLPYAVASFFEQGGARAYIVRIVHDYGGPAEASGVASGELIGLAAPLAFSARNEGSWGNGLVLALAFKATPCQASALTDTTLQLATGSTLMIGALLRLRLSDGTRHLRWVDSIATVGDAQQPRRVRVATLSAALPGAGGGVFAREQLVAIEQVEGELSLGDGAGRHERFVALGLSVEHPRWLGTVIAQQSTLAWPGWDWAGTRIAPLDATLAPASSGAFQGGEDRWPDLVHADFFDAGWDPLADEARFAGIYTLYHIADVTQLCVPDLYQPRALPPVDTVFEESLAGPEFADCLVLPPPPEQGDLADALAGLVLDPGLPGDLAQIVALQQQVVEFAMTTREHIALLDVPPGLTVPQIVAWRSHFATAFAAAYHPWPSVARSDDARDALVRVPPSAVAAGVIAARELRLGVQVGPANEVVLDAVKVDARVSPAEHATLHQAHINVFLQAPAGVTLSAARTLSTEPEWRQLSVRRLMLMLRRVLERQMQWAVFEPNGAALRSELSHLVIVLLRRLYRLGALRGATEAQAFFVRCDDVLNPPYRVDNGELLMEIGVCPAEPLEFIVLRLTRDGDGTLTLED, from the coding sequence ATGCCCGCGCTCGATGCCGTACTCGACCGCATTGCACGTGGCGCCCCCGGCGTCTACACGCTGCCGCCCGAGCCGGTGCGGCGGCTCACCGGCGAGCGGCTCGACGTCTGCGCCTTCGTCGGCGTGGCGCCGCGCGGGCCGTGCCGCGTGCCGCTCACCGACGAGACGGCTGCGCATGCCGCCGACTGGACGATGTGCGATCCGGACCGGCCGCGGCTGCGCAGCGTGGCGGTGCCGGTCGAGGGCTTCGACGAATACCGCGCGTTGTTCGGCGGCTTCGAAGGGCCGGGGTTGTTGCCTTATGCGGTGGCGAGCTTTTTCGAGCAGGGCGGCGCGCGTGCCTATATCGTGCGCATCGTCCACGACTACGGTGGCCCAGCCGAGGCCAGCGGTGTGGCGAGCGGCGAGCTCATCGGCCTTGCCGCGCCGCTTGCGTTCAGCGCGCGCAACGAAGGCAGCTGGGGCAATGGTCTCGTGCTGGCGCTCGCGTTCAAGGCCACGCCTTGCCAAGCCAGTGCGCTGACCGACACCACGCTGCAGCTCGCTACCGGCAGCACCCTGATGATCGGCGCACTGCTGCGGTTGCGCCTGTCCGACGGCACCCGCCACCTGCGCTGGGTGGACAGCATCGCCACCGTCGGCGACGCGCAGCAGCCACGGCGCGTGCGTGTCGCCACGTTGTCGGCTGCGCTGCCCGGCGCAGGCGGCGGCGTGTTCGCGCGGGAGCAACTGGTCGCGATCGAGCAGGTGGAGGGCGAACTGAGCCTCGGCGATGGTGCTGGCCGCCACGAGCGCTTCGTCGCGCTCGGCTTGTCGGTGGAGCACCCGCGCTGGCTCGGCACCGTGATCGCCCAGCAATCGACGCTGGCCTGGCCCGGCTGGGATTGGGCCGGCACGCGGATCGCGCCGCTCGATGCCACGCTGGCACCGGCCAGCAGCGGTGCGTTCCAGGGCGGCGAGGATCGCTGGCCCGATCTGGTGCACGCCGATTTCTTCGATGCCGGCTGGGATCCGCTGGCGGACGAGGCGCGTTTTGCCGGCATCTACACGTTGTACCACATTGCCGACGTCACCCAGCTTTGCGTACCCGACCTGTACCAGCCGCGCGCCTTGCCGCCGGTGGATACCGTGTTCGAGGAGTCACTCGCCGGCCCGGAGTTCGCCGATTGCCTGGTGTTGCCACCACCGCCCGAGCAGGGCGACCTGGCCGATGCGCTGGCCGGACTGGTGCTCGATCCGGGCCTGCCTGGCGACCTGGCGCAAATCGTGGCGCTGCAGCAACAGGTGGTGGAGTTCGCGATGACCACGCGCGAACACATCGCCCTGCTCGATGTGCCGCCGGGGCTGACCGTGCCGCAGATCGTCGCCTGGCGCAGCCATTTCGCCACTGCCTTTGCCGCCGCCTATCACCCGTGGCCCTCGGTCGCGCGCAGCGATGACGCGCGCGACGCACTGGTGCGGGTGCCGCCCTCGGCGGTGGCGGCCGGGGTGATCGCTGCCCGCGAGCTGCGGCTGGGCGTGCAGGTGGGACCGGCCAACGAGGTGGTGCTGGATGCGGTAAAGGTCGATGCCAGGGTTTCGCCGGCAGAGCACGCCACGCTGCACCAGGCGCACATCAACGTGTTCCTGCAGGCGCCGGCCGGCGTGACCTTGTCGGCAGCGCGCACGCTCTCCACCGAGCCCGAGTGGCGCCAGCTCTCGGTGCGGCGGCTGATGCTGATGCTGCGCCGCGTGCTGGAGCGACAGATGCAGTGGGCGGTGTTCGAGCCGAACGGCGCAGCGTTGCGCAGCGAGCTGAGCCACCTGGTGATCGTACTGCTGCGCCGGCTGTACCGGCTGGGCGCATTGCGCGGTGCCACCGAGGCACAGGCCTTCTTCGTGCGCTGTGACGACGTGCTCAATCCGCCGTATCGCGTCGACAACGGCGAGCTCCTGATGGAGATCGGCGTCTGCCCGGCCGAGCCGCTGGAATTCATCGTGTTGCGCCTCACCCGCGATGGTGACGGCACGCTGACGCTGGAGGACTGA
- a CDS encoding phage tail protein, translated as MATFRNNPYGAFNYLVSLGGSDEASVVGGFSDVSGLGSEINYSEYRNGNEPVNTVRKIANTFKNDDVTLKRGLLGSLDLFEWYKRVREGQYEPRTVTITLLDEARQPVATFSLRNAQIKKWTGPTLAAKGGGEVAMEEIQLAHEGIEYA; from the coding sequence ATGGCTACGTTCCGCAACAACCCCTATGGCGCCTTCAATTACCTGGTCTCGCTCGGCGGTTCCGACGAGGCCAGTGTGGTCGGCGGCTTCTCCGACGTCAGCGGCCTCGGGTCCGAGATCAACTACTCGGAATACCGCAATGGCAACGAGCCGGTGAACACGGTGCGCAAGATCGCCAACACCTTCAAGAACGACGATGTGACGCTCAAGCGCGGCCTCTTGGGATCGCTTGATCTGTTCGAGTGGTACAAGCGGGTGCGAGAGGGCCAGTACGAGCCGCGCACGGTGACGATCACGCTGCTCGATGAAGCCCGCCAGCCGGTGGCCACCTTCTCGCTGCGCAATGCGCAGATCAAGAAGTGGACCGGGCCGACGCTGGCCGCCAAGGGCGGTGGCGAGGTGGCGATGGAGGAGATCCAGCTCGCCCACGAAGGCATCGAGTACGCCTGA
- a CDS encoding phage tail sheath family protein, which translates to MPEYLAPGVYVEEVSFRAKSLEGVPTSTTGFAGFTRYGPVYYPGAPKSSDPRLVTSYTEFERVYGGLEDVAPGGDERTNYLAHAVRAFFQNGGRRLYISRVYVQSNDGIDAGEYTYDGCASRDVTVVAGVITTWRARWPGLAGEVHVRTEIVRSKNLAFVDDEGDVQVKRAKAGAVIEIVPAGDPIPVGNAPLVDTALRVVSVDLEGKQTFTDRDGNVVDIPAGAGAQLIEARVIVAVDDERIDVANELGFSPLQKRYIGKILQKDDPEDENSTVWLEWDPEQAGIAVPGFVAARLAIALQANATPRLDGGTDGDTLVASDLAGEPADPDNVEIKATGLEALAEVDDIAIVALPDAVALGGPDDVAAGADALIAHATNCRYRIAVVDAPEGSSLNEVRDFRGRFDSKYAALYHPWIEILDPNERPSQGAPQRRLLLPPSGFVTGIYARSDIERGVHKAPANEVVLGLTRFEANINKPRQDVLNPEGINALRFFEGRGSRVWGARTMSSDPEWKYVNVRRLFIYLEHSIDKGSQWAVFEPNNERLWANVRRMVEDFLYIMWRDGALLGAKPEEAYFVRCDRTTMAQNDLDNGRLICLVGVAPVKPAEFVIFRVGQWTADAKQ; encoded by the coding sequence ATGCCTGAATATCTTGCCCCCGGCGTCTACGTCGAAGAGGTCAGCTTCCGCGCCAAGTCGCTGGAAGGCGTGCCGACGTCCACCACCGGTTTTGCCGGCTTCACCCGCTACGGCCCGGTTTATTACCCCGGCGCGCCCAAATCGAGTGATCCGCGCCTGGTCACCAGCTACACCGAGTTCGAGCGCGTCTACGGCGGGCTGGAGGATGTGGCGCCGGGCGGGGACGAGCGCACCAACTATCTGGCGCACGCGGTACGGGCGTTCTTCCAGAACGGCGGGCGGCGGCTCTACATCTCGCGCGTTTACGTGCAGAGCAACGACGGCATCGACGCGGGCGAATACACCTATGACGGTTGCGCCAGCCGCGATGTGACGGTGGTCGCCGGCGTGATCACCACTTGGCGCGCGCGCTGGCCGGGTCTGGCGGGCGAAGTACACGTGCGGACCGAGATCGTGCGCAGCAAGAATCTCGCTTTCGTCGACGACGAGGGCGATGTGCAGGTGAAGCGCGCCAAGGCGGGCGCGGTGATCGAGATCGTGCCGGCTGGCGATCCCATCCCGGTGGGCAACGCGCCGCTGGTCGATACCGCGCTGCGCGTGGTGTCGGTGGATCTCGAGGGCAAGCAGACCTTTACCGATCGTGACGGCAACGTGGTCGATATCCCGGCAGGCGCAGGGGCGCAGCTGATCGAAGCCCGGGTGATCGTCGCGGTGGACGACGAGCGTATCGACGTGGCCAATGAGCTGGGCTTCTCGCCACTGCAGAAGCGCTACATCGGCAAGATCCTGCAGAAGGACGATCCCGAGGACGAGAACAGCACGGTGTGGCTGGAATGGGACCCGGAACAGGCCGGCATCGCGGTGCCGGGCTTCGTTGCAGCGCGCCTCGCCATCGCGCTGCAGGCCAATGCCACACCGCGGCTTGATGGCGGCACCGATGGCGACACGCTGGTTGCCAGCGACCTCGCCGGTGAGCCGGCCGACCCGGACAACGTCGAGATCAAGGCCACCGGCCTTGAAGCGTTGGCGGAGGTCGACGACATCGCCATCGTTGCGTTGCCCGATGCGGTCGCGCTCGGCGGGCCGGACGACGTGGCCGCTGGTGCCGATGCGCTGATTGCCCATGCCACCAACTGCCGCTACCGCATCGCCGTGGTCGATGCGCCCGAGGGCTCGTCGCTGAACGAGGTGCGCGATTTCCGCGGTCGCTTCGACAGCAAGTATGCCGCGCTCTATCACCCGTGGATCGAAATCCTCGACCCGAACGAGCGGCCCAGCCAGGGCGCGCCGCAGCGCCGGTTATTGCTGCCACCGTCCGGCTTCGTCACCGGCATCTACGCGCGCAGCGACATCGAGCGCGGCGTGCACAAGGCGCCGGCCAACGAGGTGGTGCTGGGCCTCACCCGCTTCGAGGCCAACATCAACAAGCCACGCCAGGACGTGCTCAATCCCGAAGGCATCAACGCGCTGCGCTTCTTCGAAGGCCGCGGCAGCCGGGTATGGGGCGCACGCACCATGAGCTCGGACCCGGAATGGAAATACGTCAACGTGCGCCGGCTGTTCATCTACCTGGAGCACAGCATCGACAAGGGCAGCCAGTGGGCGGTGTTCGAGCCGAACAACGAGCGGTTGTGGGCCAACGTGCGGCGCATGGTCGAGGACTTCCTCTACATCATGTGGCGCGACGGCGCGCTGCTCGGCGCCAAGCCCGAGGAAGCCTATTTCGTGCGCTGCGACCGCACCACCATGGCGCAGAACGACCTCGATAACGGCCGGCTGATCTGCCTGGTCGGCGTCGCCCCGGTGAAGCCTGCCGAATTCGTCATCTTCCGCGTCGGCCAGTGGACGGCCGATGCCAAGCAATAA
- a CDS encoding DUF4255 domain-containing protein encodes MGGFASVSAAGRSIQRLLQIRFAEQQPLAQATNVAIARTEDLDPANMGNFVQRPALTIYLYRVDFNKTMRAAWSAVGVADGRSHLALDLHFLLTAWADAAENEHRILGRAMQAIEETPIVSGPLLAGAADWSPTEALHLVLEEVDTESLMRIFDSLPIDYRLSVPYIARVVCIDGAPITREPDVVTATIGAKPELAA; translated from the coding sequence ATGGGCGGATTTGCCAGCGTATCGGCAGCGGGGCGCAGCATTCAGCGGCTGCTGCAGATCCGTTTTGCCGAGCAGCAGCCGCTGGCGCAGGCCACCAACGTGGCGATTGCCCGTACCGAGGATCTGGACCCGGCGAACATGGGCAATTTCGTCCAGCGCCCGGCGCTCACCATCTACCTCTACCGCGTCGATTTCAACAAGACCATGCGCGCCGCCTGGTCCGCGGTTGGCGTGGCCGATGGCCGTTCCCACCTCGCGCTCGACCTGCACTTCCTGCTCACGGCCTGGGCCGATGCGGCTGAAAACGAGCACCGCATCCTCGGCCGCGCCATGCAGGCCATCGAAGAGACGCCCATCGTCTCCGGCCCCTTGCTGGCCGGGGCCGCCGACTGGTCGCCCACCGAGGCGCTGCATCTGGTGCTGGAGGAGGTCGATACCGAATCGCTGATGCGCATCTTCGATTCGCTGCCGATCGATTACCGCCTGTCCGTGCCCTATATCGCCCGCGTGGTCTGCATCGACGGCGCGCCGATCACCCGCGAGCCCGACGTGGTGACGGCCACCATCGGCGCCAAGCCGGAGCTTGCCGCATGA
- a CDS encoding SPOR domain-containing protein, giving the protein MKKLLFVVLILLFGVLMFAAGTLAPTSIKGKVEAAASHLPGLKPAVKAGKVSTPAAKPAADAASGIAEVQAEALNLPAPLPDKGDYALLAGQFSTLAPAQSLAASAGEARLVTTLLQAVEHDGTRWFMVAVGKYGDLDAARTARPAVARSLGLTNAPPVILLPAPSKKG; this is encoded by the coding sequence ATGAAGAAGCTGCTGTTCGTCGTCCTGATCCTGCTGTTCGGCGTGCTGATGTTTGCCGCCGGCACGCTGGCCCCGACGTCGATCAAGGGCAAGGTCGAGGCGGCCGCCAGCCATCTACCCGGCCTCAAGCCCGCCGTAAAGGCCGGCAAGGTGTCCACGCCCGCTGCCAAGCCTGCGGCCGATGCGGCCAGCGGCATCGCCGAGGTGCAGGCCGAAGCACTGAACCTGCCTGCACCGCTACCGGACAAGGGGGACTATGCGCTGCTCGCCGGGCAATTCAGCACGCTGGCGCCGGCCCAGTCGCTGGCCGCGAGCGCCGGGGAAGCCCGGCTCGTGACCACCCTGCTGCAAGCCGTCGAGCACGATGGCACCCGCTGGTTCATGGTGGCCGTCGGCAAGTATGGTGACCTTGATGCGGCGCGCACCGCCCGCCCCGCCGTGGCCCGGTCGCTCGGCCTGACCAATGCCCCGCCGGTGATCCTGCTGCCGGCACCATCGAAGAAGGGCTGA
- a CDS encoding FKBP-type peptidyl-prolyl cis-trans isomerase translates to MSNELIITDLVIGDGKEIAKGALITAHYTGTLEDGTEFDSSHRRGKPFQCVIGTGRVIKGWDLGLMGMKTGGKRRLFVPAHLAYGERQIGAHIQPHSNLIFEIELLEVLTRDD, encoded by the coding sequence ATGAGCAACGAGCTCATCATCACCGACCTCGTCATCGGCGACGGCAAGGAAATCGCCAAGGGCGCGCTGATCACCGCGCACTACACCGGCACGCTGGAAGACGGCACCGAGTTCGATTCCTCGCACCGGCGCGGCAAGCCGTTCCAGTGCGTGATCGGCACCGGCCGCGTGATCAAGGGCTGGGATCTCGGCCTGATGGGCATGAAGACTGGCGGCAAGCGCCGGCTGTTCGTGCCCGCCCACCTCGCCTACGGCGAGCGGCAGATCGGCGCGCATATCCAGCCCCATTCCAACCTCATCTTCGAGATCGAATTGCTGGAAGTACTGACCCGCGACGACTGA